A genomic stretch from Primulina huaijiensis isolate GDHJ02 chromosome 14, ASM1229523v2, whole genome shotgun sequence includes:
- the LOC140956498 gene encoding uncharacterized protein — MQVSAVISPSPSFNSYSNSNLAEVASRVVQEFGDDADEQEKQTIPGVYGAETFDSAEKYGGREEKEFEFASVWRGSESVLPPISAGEIFHNGMIRPVYPIFNPIFFLGSMKYHGSVDESRMNSGLLKGVKTGIPLRKLFTEERETSTTSSCSSSEADELDGVSVDMYCVWQPKPSAEGQLKKSSSTGWKFKGLLQKSHSVGSNGCFAIASLNNGVRKRDECVMESPASEHGVWKDEVVLLSSSRTASKRMPPPYKRDGGKRWSYLPYRHYVEGLLTNVNKLSKNFRPF, encoded by the coding sequence ATGCAGGTGAGTGCAGTCATCTCTCCATCGCCGAGCTTCAACAGCTACTCCAACAGTAACTTGGCGGAAGTTGCGTCTAGGGTCGTTCAAGAATTCGGGGATGACGCCGATGAGCAAGAAAAACAAACTATCCCAGGAGTCTACGGAGCGGAAACGTTCGATTCGGCAGAAAAATACGGTGGCCGAGAGGAAAAAGAATTCGAATTCGCGTCTGTGTGGCGGGGTTCTGAATCGGTACTCCCCCCAATTTCAGCCGGTGAGATCTTCCACAACGGTATGATCAGGCCCGTTTACCCGATTTTCAACCCAATTTTTTTCCTGGGAAGTATGAAATATCATGGGAGCGTAGACGAGAGCAGGATGAATTCGGGTTTGTTGAAGGGTGTGAAGACAGGGATTCCACTAAGGAAGCTTTTTACTGAAGAAAGGGAAACATCAACGACATCGTCGTGCTCTTCTTCGGAAGCCGACGAGTTGGACGGAGTCTCGGTTGATATGTACTGCGTATGGCAGCCAAAACCATCGGCGGAGGGGCAGTTGAAGAAGAGCAGCTCCACAGGTTGGAAGTTTAAGGGACTTCTGCAAAAGAGCCATAGTGTTGGCAGCAACGGCTGCTTCGCAATTGCGTCTCTGAACAACGGTGTGCGAAAAAGAGATGAATGTGTCATGGAGTCGCCTGCGAGCGAGCACGGTGTCTGGAAGGACGAAGTTGTGCTTTTATCCTCGAGCAGAACAGCCAGTAAACGCATGCCGCCGCCATACAAGAGGGACGGCGGGAAGAGGTGGTCCTATTTGCCTTACAGACATTATGTAGAAGGTTTATTGACTAATGTAAATAAGTTGAGCAAAAATTTTCGACCTTTTTAA